In one bacterium genomic region, the following are encoded:
- a CDS encoding MOSC domain-containing protein, whose protein sequence is MADHIHQPNGRTTTGKIVAISTSTRRGIPKSNRNEVLLIENWGMEGDVHAGNWHRQISILAMESVQKMRDKGVPVRPGAFAENLTTEFIDIPNLTIGTRVIIGDTELEITQIGKECHQKCAIFYRAGDCVMPREGIFAIVKRGGVITVGDDVVVHAAESAEGLSTEASEAA, encoded by the coding sequence ATGGCAGACCACATCCATCAGCCAAACGGAAGAACAACAACCGGAAAGATCGTCGCCATTTCGACCAGCACCCGGCGCGGGATTCCCAAATCCAATCGGAATGAAGTTCTGCTGATCGAGAATTGGGGCATGGAGGGCGATGTGCATGCCGGAAACTGGCATCGTCAAATCAGCATTCTTGCAATGGAGAGTGTTCAGAAGATGCGGGACAAAGGGGTTCCTGTCCGCCCAGGCGCGTTTGCTGAGAACTTAACTACAGAGTTCATTGACATTCCCAACTTGACCATCGGGACGCGCGTCATCATTGGAGATACCGAACTCGAAATTACGCAAATCGGCAAAGAGTGTCACCAGAAGTGCGCCATCTTCTATCGAGCGGGTGACTGCGTCATGCCGCGCGAAGGAATCTTTGCGATTGTCAAGCGAGGCGGCGTGATCACCGTAGGCGATGATGTTGTGGTTCATGCGGCAGAGTCAGCCGAAGGGCTTTCCACAGAAGCGAGTGAGGCGGCATGA
- the moaA gene encoding GTP 3',8-cyclase MoaA, producing the protein MNKPSAAYESRVRCASQLVDRYGRVHDYLRISVTDRCNLRCTYCMPAEGLKWKKQEQILSNDEILRVARIMAGMGVRKIRLTGGEPTTRSDLEDLVAELVRVDGIETVALTTNGVLFARKAQQLKQAGLGGVNISLDSLNRETFQKIARRDALGQVLDSIDAALRLEFAMVKVNMVVMAGINEHEMLDFVELTRYQPINVRFIEYMPFKGNQWDPTGVVTYADMRKRIEERYDLHAMPETYAANRVAEDFAIPGFQGKISFIASMSQSFCATCSRLRLTSDGALKACLFFPAQVQLRDLLRGNAPDDHIRNAITRAVQAKPAGHPDPTELAELNDLSMIEIGG; encoded by the coding sequence ATGAATAAACCTTCAGCAGCATATGAATCTCGAGTGAGGTGCGCATCGCAGCTCGTTGACCGGTATGGTCGCGTTCATGACTACCTTCGAATCTCGGTTACCGATCGCTGCAATTTACGCTGTACATATTGTATGCCTGCAGAAGGATTGAAGTGGAAGAAACAGGAGCAGATACTAAGCAACGACGAGATTCTCAGAGTTGCGCGGATCATGGCCGGCATGGGCGTGCGAAAGATCAGGCTGACCGGCGGGGAACCAACCACGAGAAGCGATTTGGAGGACTTGGTCGCGGAATTGGTTCGGGTTGACGGTATCGAAACCGTCGCTCTGACGACGAACGGAGTCCTGTTTGCCCGCAAGGCTCAGCAATTAAAGCAAGCGGGTCTCGGCGGAGTTAACATCAGCCTTGACAGTCTCAACCGGGAGACATTTCAGAAGATCGCGCGCCGAGACGCACTTGGGCAAGTACTGGACTCCATTGATGCTGCGCTGCGCTTAGAGTTCGCCATGGTAAAGGTCAATATGGTCGTGATGGCGGGAATCAACGAGCATGAAATGCTCGACTTCGTTGAGTTGACACGATATCAACCGATAAATGTTCGATTTATCGAGTATATGCCTTTCAAGGGTAACCAATGGGATCCGACGGGAGTTGTGACATACGCCGACATGCGCAAGCGTATCGAAGAACGCTATGATCTGCACGCCATGCCGGAGACATATGCAGCGAACCGCGTCGCCGAGGATTTTGCGATCCCGGGATTTCAGGGCAAAATCAGCTTCATTGCTTCCATGTCACAGAGTTTTTGTGCCACCTGCTCGCGCCTTCGCTTGACCTCGGACGGCGCGCTCAAGGCATGTCTGTTTTTCCCTGCGCAGGTGCAGCTTCGCGATTTGCTTCGTGGAAATGCACCGGACGATCACATTCGAAATGCTATTACACGGGCTGTACAAGCCAAGCCTGCGGGTCATCCCGATCCCACGGAACTTGCGGAGCTGAATGATCTCAGCATGATTGAAATTGGAGGATAA
- a CDS encoding molybdenum cofactor guanylyltransferase, whose translation MGSPKAGTRLSTGETMFERVYSIVKQTAGPCCVLGHAEGIEISCHPDLRIIPDKVPERGPVGALLSLLSSGIASYYIVAACDQPLLTTQLLNRLHAEIDDKPCVFCDQDETNIAPLPGFYPAALLPHVEQLLRQPRASLRELLGRSNFRTIALDPESWTRLRSCNTPGDVEEINRILQNSSR comes from the coding sequence ATGGGAAGTCCCAAGGCAGGAACACGGCTAAGTACAGGTGAAACAATGTTTGAGCGCGTCTATTCTATCGTGAAGCAGACTGCTGGACCGTGCTGTGTTCTTGGTCATGCGGAAGGAATCGAGATTTCCTGTCATCCCGACCTCCGCATCATCCCCGACAAAGTGCCTGAACGGGGTCCAGTTGGTGCACTCTTGAGCTTGTTAAGCAGCGGTATCGCTTCCTATTATATAGTAGCAGCATGTGATCAGCCTCTACTGACCACGCAATTGCTCAATCGTCTTCATGCTGAGATTGACGATAAGCCGTGCGTTTTCTGCGATCAGGATGAAACAAACATTGCTCCGCTTCCGGGTTTCTATCCCGCAGCTCTTCTCCCACACGTGGAGCAACTTCTCCGGCAGCCTCGTGCTTCCCTGCGCGAGTTACTTGGGCGCTCAAACTTCCGAACTATCGCCCTCGATCCAGAAAGCTGGACACGGCTGCGTAGCTGCAACACCCCAGGCGACGTAGAGGAAATCAACAGGATACTTCAAAATTCTTCTCGCTAA
- a CDS encoding Rrf2 family transcriptional regulator, whose product MLFSHSAAYAVRALIWLACQPKDSRWLATDVAQREGIPQPYLSKVLGVLKSHGYIHSTRGPRGGYVLAQDPSTISLLKISELFDSDKRMSTCVLAYGLCGECALCPLGEMWTTTKATIQNFLETTTIATLAQRSPQNTANAHTQIGHE is encoded by the coding sequence ATGTTATTCTCCCATTCAGCAGCATATGCGGTTCGAGCCCTGATCTGGTTGGCGTGTCAACCCAAGGACAGTCGCTGGCTGGCTACCGATGTTGCCCAAAGGGAAGGTATTCCACAACCATATCTCAGCAAGGTTCTCGGTGTTCTGAAGTCGCATGGATACATTCACTCGACGCGCGGACCACGAGGGGGCTATGTGCTCGCCCAGGATCCTTCAACCATCTCACTCCTGAAGATATCAGAATTGTTTGATTCAGACAAGCGGATGTCCACCTGCGTGCTGGCCTACGGACTATGCGGAGAGTGCGCGCTTTGCCCGCTTGGCGAAATGTGGACCACGACCAAAGCGACGATTCAGAACTTTCTGGAAACGACGACCATCGCCACGCTCGCTCAGCGCAGTCCGCAAAACACGGCGAACGCTCACACACAAATCGGTCATGAATAA
- the moaCB gene encoding bifunctional molybdenum cofactor biosynthesis protein MoaC/MoaB, whose amino-acid sequence MIDVSEKNPTLRFAVAESVLTVSPQVIERIKAGTVPKGNPLEVARVAGVMAAKKTSEIIPFCHPVPIEYIKIEHSVADDRITLTATVKGIYRTGMEMEAMTASAVAALTVYDMLKMLDDNMELLSVRLLKKQGGKSDFRDAFSEPLRAAVLVMSDSVAAGKKSDASGLLIRDRLSSLGLEIIKYEIVPDDKVLIADTLKKYCDEDHVDLVMTTGGTGFSPRDTTPEAMQDVIEREVPGIPEAIRTYGQERTPYAMLSRARAGLRGNTLIVNLPGSKRGVQESLDALFPGMLHAFQMIWGGGHERPKVKDM is encoded by the coding sequence ATGATTGACGTTTCAGAAAAAAACCCGACACTTCGGTTTGCTGTCGCCGAGTCAGTCTTGACAGTCTCCCCGCAAGTCATTGAGCGAATCAAAGCAGGGACCGTCCCGAAAGGGAATCCGCTCGAGGTCGCCAGAGTCGCCGGTGTGATGGCGGCAAAGAAGACTTCGGAAATCATTCCCTTCTGCCATCCAGTGCCGATTGAATACATAAAGATCGAGCATAGCGTAGCGGACGATAGAATAACGCTGACTGCTACAGTCAAAGGTATCTACCGCACCGGAATGGAAATGGAGGCGATGACGGCTTCCGCTGTTGCAGCATTGACGGTTTACGACATGCTCAAAATGCTGGATGACAACATGGAGTTACTGAGTGTCAGACTGCTGAAGAAGCAAGGAGGAAAATCAGACTTCAGAGATGCGTTCTCTGAACCACTGAGAGCCGCCGTTCTGGTCATGTCAGACTCCGTTGCGGCCGGCAAGAAGTCAGATGCGTCCGGGTTGTTGATCCGCGATCGGCTCTCGAGTCTTGGCCTTGAGATTATCAAATATGAAATCGTCCCGGACGATAAGGTGCTGATTGCCGATACTCTCAAGAAATACTGCGATGAAGATCATGTCGATCTTGTCATGACCACAGGAGGAACAGGATTCAGCCCTCGAGATACGACACCGGAAGCGATGCAGGACGTCATCGAGCGCGAAGTACCGGGTATCCCGGAAGCAATTCGCACGTACGGACAGGAGCGAACCCCGTATGCCATGTTGTCGCGAGCCAGAGCCGGACTGCGGGGAAACACATTGATTGTGAACCTGCCGGGATCAAAGCGAGGCGTGCAGGAATCGCTCGATGCTCTGTTTCCCGGCATGCTGCATGCTTTTCAAATGATCTGGGGTGGTGGACACGAACGGCCAAAAGTGAAAGACATGTAA